One genomic segment of Planktothrix sp. FACHB-1365 includes these proteins:
- a CDS encoding transposase family protein translates to MLNSIIEQLKLVKDFRKNRGKRHELWVVLTIIILALLTGNVTDKQIDNFRKNEEHKLIKLLKITAKKLPSYSSIRRVMIGINLIEIQLIFQSKIKKYYWQK, encoded by the coding sequence ATGTTAAACAGTATAATTGAACAACTGAAGTTAGTCAAGGATTTTCGGAAAAATCGGGGTAAAAGACATGAATTATGGGTAGTGTTGACTATCATTATTTTGGCCCTGCTAACTGGCAATGTGACTGATAAGCAAATAGATAATTTTAGAAAAAACGAAGAACATAAACTCATTAAATTATTAAAAATTACCGCTAAAAAATTGCCATCTTATAGTAGCATTAGACGAGTAATGATCGGGATAAATCTAATAGAGATTCAGTTAATTTTTCAGTCAAAAATTAAGAAATATTATTGGCAAAAATAA
- the ntrB gene encoding nitrate ABC transporter permease, whose product MTTSIKARSNSNNPLNFVFDWFNKNRNKIIRPLIAVAIFLAIWQLLCSGENPNLPSPITTVKESWELIINPFFDNGGTDKGLAWQVLASLQRVAIGFTLSAIVGIALGILIGTNAFMYDALDPLFQILRTIPPLAWLPIALAALQQSNPAAIFVIFITAIWPIIINTTVGVQQIPQDYKNVARVLRLPRQKYFFKVLFPSAVPYIFTGLRIGIGLSWLAIIAAEMLVGGVGIGFFIWDAYNSSRMSAIIVALIYVGVVGLILDRTIGFIASKVVPADQK is encoded by the coding sequence ATGACCACAAGCATTAAAGCCCGTTCTAACAGTAACAATCCGCTCAATTTTGTCTTTGATTGGTTTAATAAAAACCGTAATAAAATCATTCGTCCGTTAATTGCTGTCGCTATTTTTCTGGCAATTTGGCAACTGTTATGTTCAGGGGAAAATCCAAACTTACCTTCCCCAATTACCACCGTTAAGGAATCTTGGGAATTAATTATTAACCCCTTTTTCGATAATGGAGGCACAGATAAAGGGTTAGCTTGGCAAGTTCTAGCCAGTTTACAACGGGTTGCCATTGGATTTACCTTATCCGCTATTGTCGGAATTGCATTAGGGATTTTAATCGGAACAAATGCCTTTATGTATGATGCCTTAGATCCCTTATTTCAAATCCTCAGAACCATTCCCCCCCTGGCTTGGTTGCCCATCGCCTTAGCTGCTTTACAACAATCGAATCCTGCTGCTATTTTCGTGATTTTTATTACAGCAATTTGGCCGATTATTATTAACACCACCGTCGGCGTTCAACAAATCCCCCAAGACTATAAAAACGTAGCCAGAGTTTTACGTTTACCCCGACAAAAATACTTCTTCAAAGTGTTATTTCCTTCCGCCGTTCCTTATATCTTTACCGGGTTAAGAATTGGGATTGGTTTATCTTGGTTAGCCATTATTGCAGCAGAAATGTTAGTGGGTGGAGTTGGCATTGGGTTCTTTATTTGGGATGCCTATAATAGCTCTCGAATGAGTGCCATTATTGTTGCTCTAATCTATGTTGGTGTTGTCGGTTTAATCCTCGACCGTACCATTGGTTTTATTGCTTCAAAAGTGGTTCCTGCGGATCAAAAATAA
- a CDS encoding CmpA/NrtA family ABC transporter substrate-binding protein — translation MSKLSRRKFLLTAGVTAAGTIFVHGCTSGTNSSTTATNSSPAATAVPAANINPADAPETPTATLGFIALTDSAPLIIALEKGLFAKYGMTDVKVVKQASWPVTRDNLELGSAGGGIDGAHILSPMPYLMTLGTITKQPVPMYLLARLNTNGQAISLGKEYLDAKLTVNDSSKFKDIVLAAKNSGKEVKAAITFPGGTHDLWMRYWLASGGTIPDTDISIIPVPPPQMVANMKVGNMEGFCVGEPWNAQLVNQKAGYTALITGELWKDHPEKAFSMRADWVDKNPKAAKALTMAVLEAQQWCDKPENVEEMCQIVSQDKWFKVPAKDIIGRSKGDIDYGDGRVVTASPIAMKFWRDNASYPYKSHDTWFLTEDIRWGYLPPNLDIKATVDKVNREDIWKEAAKSLNVPADQIPATPSRGVETFFDGIQFNPDDPQAYLNSLAIKKI, via the coding sequence ATGAGTAAGCTTTCACGACGTAAATTCCTTTTGACGGCTGGTGTTACTGCGGCGGGAACCATCTTTGTACATGGTTGTACTTCCGGTACTAATTCTTCAACAACGGCTACTAATTCTTCCCCGGCTGCAACCGCAGTTCCCGCAGCCAATATTAATCCGGCTGATGCCCCAGAAACACCAACGGCAACATTAGGATTTATTGCCTTAACCGACTCTGCCCCCTTAATTATTGCCTTAGAAAAAGGGTTATTTGCCAAATATGGCATGACTGATGTTAAGGTGGTTAAACAAGCCTCTTGGCCTGTCACCCGTGATAACTTAGAATTAGGGTCTGCTGGTGGGGGAATTGATGGGGCGCATATTTTATCTCCCATGCCCTATTTAATGACATTAGGAACGATTACCAAACAACCCGTTCCGATGTATCTTTTAGCCCGGTTAAATACCAATGGTCAGGCAATTTCGTTAGGGAAAGAATACCTGGATGCTAAACTAACCGTTAATGATAGTTCTAAATTTAAAGACATTGTATTAGCCGCTAAAAATTCAGGAAAAGAAGTCAAAGCCGCCATTACATTCCCCGGAGGAACCCACGATTTATGGATGCGCTATTGGTTAGCATCAGGGGGTACAATTCCTGATACCGATATTTCGATTATTCCTGTTCCTCCGCCCCAAATGGTTGCTAATATGAAAGTCGGGAATATGGAAGGCTTCTGTGTGGGTGAACCTTGGAATGCTCAATTAGTCAATCAGAAAGCGGGATATACGGCATTAATTACCGGAGAATTGTGGAAAGATCACCCCGAAAAAGCCTTTAGTATGCGCGCAGACTGGGTTGATAAAAATCCCAAAGCCGCAAAAGCATTAACAATGGCCGTCTTAGAAGCCCAACAATGGTGTGATAAACCCGAAAATGTTGAGGAGATGTGTCAAATTGTCTCTCAAGATAAGTGGTTTAAAGTACCTGCTAAAGATATTATTGGGCGCTCTAAAGGAGATATCGATTATGGTGATGGTCGGGTTGTAACCGCCAGTCCCATTGCGATGAAATTCTGGAGGGATAATGCTTCTTATCCTTATAAAAGCCATGATACTTGGTTCTTAACGGAAGATATTCGTTGGGGATATTTACCCCCCAATTTAGATATTAAAGCCACCGTTGATAAAGTCAACCGCGAAGATATTTGGAAGGAAGCGGCAAAATCTTTAAATGTTCCCGCAGACCAAATTCCAGCAACCCCCTCTCGCGGTGTTGAAACCTTCTTTGATGGTATCCAATTTAACCCCGATGATCCTCAAGCTTATCTTAATAGTTTAGCCATCAAAAAAATCTAA
- a CDS encoding nitrate ABC transporter ATP-binding protein (This model describes the ATP binding subunits of ATP-binding cassette (ABC) transporters for nitrate transport, or for bicarbonate transport, in bacteria and archaea.), whose protein sequence is MSVFVEVDHVHRIFNLPNGEQYIALKNIELKIKKGEFISLIGHSGCGKSTLLNIIAGLDQASEGGIILEGREVREPGPDRMVVFQNYSLLPWLTVRENIALAVDEVYRKLSKTERKEIIEQHIKLVGLRQAADKLPGEISGGMKQRVAIARALAIRPQLLLLDEPFGALDALTRGGLQEQLMKICEANQVSAVMVTHDVDEALLLSDRIVMLTNGPEAHIGQILEVNIPRPRQRMDVVNHPNYYALRNEIVYFLNQQKKAKKSALKKAPTVIAKNGLEKVNLDIGFIPLTDCAPLIIAKEKGIFEEYGLTEVNLSRETSWKLLGQGVVEGRLDAAQMVAGMPLAMTLGFGKNPPIPMVTALTLSRNGNAITLNKHLYENGVKTLEDFKNYIEKNLDKVHTLGMVHPSSMHNLMLRYWLAAGGINPDQDVNLTVIPPPQMQANLKAGNIDGYCVGGPWNARSVHEGLGYIIANSFDIFPNGHTEKVLGVTEDWANRYPKTHIALVKSLIEACDYCDDRRNREEILGILCRDEYVGSDAEYTRLGFIDPVQRGDGQPPELLVNYNQFFVDKTNCPDATEFLWIMAEMARWGITPFPKNWVSMIERVLRIDVYGQAARELGLSDMGRDRQSIKLFDGTIFNPHDPIKYLKNLQIKQEIRIEEIILDSIAA, encoded by the coding sequence ATGTCTGTATTCGTAGAAGTTGATCACGTTCATCGCATTTTTAATCTCCCCAATGGAGAACAATATATTGCGCTGAAAAATATTGAACTCAAAATTAAAAAAGGGGAATTTATTTCCTTAATCGGACATTCGGGCTGTGGGAAATCAACCTTATTAAATATTATTGCCGGGTTAGATCAAGCCTCCGAAGGTGGCATTATTTTAGAAGGGCGAGAAGTCCGTGAACCTGGGCCAGATCGCATGGTGGTGTTTCAAAATTATTCCTTATTACCTTGGTTAACGGTACGAGAAAATATTGCCTTAGCCGTTGATGAAGTCTATCGCAAACTGTCTAAAACTGAACGAAAAGAGATTATTGAACAACATATTAAATTAGTCGGTTTGAGACAAGCTGCTGATAAATTACCGGGCGAAATTTCGGGGGGAATGAAACAACGAGTTGCTATCGCCCGTGCCCTGGCTATTCGCCCCCAATTATTACTTTTAGATGAACCCTTTGGGGCCTTAGATGCGTTAACTAGAGGGGGGTTACAAGAGCAGTTAATGAAAATCTGCGAAGCGAACCAAGTTAGTGCCGTGATGGTGACTCACGATGTCGATGAAGCCTTACTTTTATCGGATCGAATTGTGATGTTAACCAACGGCCCCGAAGCCCATATTGGGCAAATTTTAGAGGTGAATATTCCCCGTCCTCGTCAACGGATGGACGTGGTAAACCATCCTAACTATTATGCCTTGCGGAATGAAATTGTTTATTTCCTGAATCAACAGAAAAAAGCCAAAAAATCAGCCCTCAAAAAAGCTCCTACTGTTATTGCTAAAAATGGCTTAGAAAAAGTCAATTTAGACATTGGTTTTATTCCCTTAACCGACTGCGCTCCCCTGATTATTGCTAAAGAAAAAGGCATTTTTGAGGAATATGGCTTAACGGAAGTCAACTTAAGTCGAGAAACCAGTTGGAAACTGTTAGGTCAGGGGGTGGTAGAAGGGCGTTTAGATGCAGCCCAAATGGTGGCAGGAATGCCCTTAGCCATGACGTTAGGTTTCGGTAAAAATCCCCCGATACCGATGGTAACCGCCTTAACTTTATCTCGCAATGGTAATGCTATTACCCTGAATAAACACTTGTATGAAAATGGGGTTAAAACCTTAGAAGACTTTAAAAATTATATTGAAAAAAACCTTGACAAAGTACATACATTAGGCATGGTTCATCCGAGTTCCATGCACAATTTAATGTTACGTTATTGGTTAGCCGCAGGAGGAATTAACCCGGATCAAGATGTTAATTTAACGGTAATTCCACCCCCTCAAATGCAAGCCAATTTAAAAGCGGGGAATATTGATGGTTATTGTGTTGGGGGGCCTTGGAATGCGCGCTCTGTTCATGAAGGGTTAGGATATATTATTGCTAATAGTTTTGATATCTTCCCCAATGGACATACGGAGAAAGTTTTAGGGGTGACAGAAGACTGGGCAAATCGTTATCCTAAAACCCATATTGCTTTGGTAAAATCCTTAATTGAAGCTTGCGATTATTGCGATGATCGCCGAAATCGAGAAGAAATTTTAGGGATTTTATGCCGTGATGAATATGTTGGATCTGATGCCGAATATACCCGATTAGGATTTATTGATCCGGTTCAACGAGGGGATGGTCAACCCCCCGAATTATTAGTCAATTACAATCAGTTTTTTGTGGATAAAACCAATTGCCCCGATGCCACAGAATTCCTTTGGATCATGGCAGAAATGGCACGTTGGGGAATTACACCTTTTCCTAAAAACTGGGTTTCTATGATAGAACGAGTGTTAAGAATTGATGTTTATGGTCAAGCTGCCAGAGAATTAGGATTATCGGATATGGGACGCGATCGCCAAAGCATTAAATTATTTGATGGCACAATTTTTAATCCCCATGATCCGATTAAATATCTCAAAAATCTCCAAATTAAACAGGAAATTCGGATTGAAGAAATCATCCTTGATTCAATTGCTGCCTAA
- a CDS encoding 2Fe-2S iron-sulfur cluster-binding protein — MTCEENELILDVAEREGIIIPSSCRSGNCGTCQQKLIEGQIQYNNNPDAAKDLEPGMILTCSAQVMNTVVIDA; from the coding sequence ATAACCTGTGAAGAAAATGAACTCATTCTCGATGTAGCAGAACGAGAAGGAATTATAATTCCCAGTAGTTGCCGATCAGGAAATTGTGGAACCTGCCAACAAAAATTAATTGAAGGGCAGATCCAATATAATAATAATCCTGATGCAGCAAAAGACCTAGAACCGGGTATGATTTTAACCTGTAGTGCCCAGGTTATGAATACAGTCGTTATTGATGCTTAA
- a CDS encoding ISAs1 family transposase — protein MDWIAIDGKSLKNTLTNYENQKQNMLIMVSWFSQETKLVIKSESFESKQNSENAKVLSMIEKCGLFKVFTLDALHCSKATTQAIIESKNDYLIPAKGNQVKLHKRIKNLAEIEKPLTVYEEKDVSHGRNVSRKVSVIWFNSRFTTR, from the coding sequence ATTGATTGGATTGCGATCGATGGAAAATCTTTAAAAAATACCCTGACTAACTATGAAAATCAAAAACAAAATATGCTAATAATGGTATCTTGGTTTAGTCAAGAAACAAAGTTAGTAATTAAGTCGGAAAGTTTTGAAAGTAAACAAAATTCTGAAAATGCTAAAGTTCTATCTATGATAGAGAAATGTGGGTTATTTAAAGTATTTACTCTTGATGCTCTCCATTGTAGTAAGGCAACAACTCAGGCAATAATTGAGAGCAAAAATGATTATTTAATTCCGGCAAAAGGCAATCAAGTTAAATTACACAAGCGAATAAAAAATTTAGCAGAAATTGAAAAACCTTTAACAGTATATGAAGAAAAAGATGTCAGTCATGGACGAAATGTTAGCAGAAAAGTATCAGTAATCTGGTTTAACAGCAGATTTACAACCCGTTGA
- a CDS encoding cytosine deaminase, whose translation MIPNTSGYWLKNVRVPVCVLTDKDEAIANSANQEGMAVVDVKIESGIIDQIVVPGSVKSKNIATVDLQGKQIWPCFVDVHTHLDKGHIWERSPNIKGTFNDALTATFKDEETWTAEDIYRRMEFGLKCSYVHGTKAIRTHLDSAGRLIDLSWDLFKTLRTEWENRLILQGVSLASLDYYLTSEGEKVVDKVAELGEILGGVAYMNPDLDRQIERIFQIAKDRKLNLDFHVDETGEPESICLYKIAEAALKYNFEGQIVCGHCCSLAVQPDDVVQHTLNLVKSAGIGVVSLPMCNLYLQDRQYHSSESPKTPRWRGTTLVHELKQTGIPVTFASDNCRDPFYGFGDHDGLEVFKMAVRICHLDRPFEDWLCSVTKTPADLMGLSDVGRIGVGLPADFIIFKGRYLSEILSRQQSDRIVVRNGKILEEQLPDYSELDHLIFP comes from the coding sequence ATGATTCCTAATACCTCTGGTTATTGGTTAAAAAATGTTCGTGTTCCCGTTTGTGTACTCACAGATAAAGATGAGGCGATCGCAAATTCAGCCAATCAAGAGGGTATGGCAGTGGTAGATGTTAAAATTGAATCGGGGATAATAGATCAGATTGTTGTACCCGGAAGTGTTAAATCAAAAAATATTGCAACCGTAGATTTACAGGGAAAACAAATTTGGCCCTGTTTTGTAGATGTTCATACCCATTTAGATAAAGGTCATATTTGGGAACGTTCACCGAATATAAAAGGAACCTTTAACGATGCGTTAACGGCGACGTTTAAAGATGAAGAAACCTGGACGGCGGAAGATATTTACCGACGGATGGAATTTGGATTAAAGTGTAGTTATGTGCATGGAACAAAAGCCATTCGGACTCATTTAGATTCGGCGGGACGGTTAATAGATTTAAGTTGGGATCTGTTTAAAACCCTAAGAACAGAATGGGAAAATCGCTTAATTTTGCAAGGTGTTTCTTTAGCTTCTTTGGATTATTATTTAACGTCTGAAGGGGAAAAAGTCGTTGATAAAGTTGCAGAATTAGGAGAAATTTTAGGGGGAGTTGCCTATATGAATCCTGATTTAGATCGACAAATTGAAAGGATTTTTCAAATCGCAAAAGATCGAAAATTAAACTTGGATTTCCATGTTGATGAAACAGGAGAACCAGAATCAATTTGTTTATATAAAATTGCGGAAGCAGCGTTAAAATATAATTTTGAAGGTCAAATTGTTTGCGGACATTGTTGTAGTTTAGCCGTACAACCCGATGATGTTGTTCAACATACCTTAAACTTAGTAAAATCCGCAGGAATTGGGGTTGTCAGTTTACCGATGTGTAACCTCTATTTACAAGATCGTCAATATCATTCCTCTGAATCTCCTAAAACCCCACGCTGGCGAGGAACAACCTTAGTTCATGAATTAAAACAAACCGGAATTCCTGTTACCTTTGCAAGTGATAATTGTCGTGATCCGTTTTATGGATTTGGTGATCATGATGGTTTAGAAGTGTTTAAAATGGCTGTGAGAATTTGCCATTTAGATCGACCTTTTGAAGATTGGTTATGTAGTGTCACAAAAACCCCAGCAGATTTAATGGGGTTATCGGATGTCGGACGAATTGGTGTCGGACTACCAGCAGATTTTATTATTTTTAAAGGTCGTTATTTGAGTGAAATATTATCCCGTCAACAAAGCGATCGCATTGTGGTAAGAAATGGTAAAATCTTAGAAGAACAATTACCCGATTATTCAGAATTAGATCATCTAATTTTCCCTTGA